From Proteiniborus sp. MB09-C3, the proteins below share one genomic window:
- a CDS encoding xanthine phosphoribosyltransferase has protein sequence MDLLKKKILEEGSVEEGNILKVDSFLNHQLDIAFLNEAGKEFKRLFADRKITKILTLETSGIAIASIAAQYFNVPVVFAKKIATKNLDRETYESDVFSYTKGRTYKIKVSKKYINKDDHILIIDDFLANAQAALGLMDIINKGGATLEGIGIVIEKGFQDGGQLLREQGVNLKSLVIIDSFENGKVKFR, from the coding sequence ATGGATCTGCTAAAGAAGAAAATATTAGAAGAAGGCAGTGTTGAAGAAGGCAATATTTTAAAAGTCGATAGCTTTTTAAATCATCAATTAGACATTGCTTTTTTAAATGAAGCTGGAAAAGAGTTTAAAAGACTTTTTGCTGATAGAAAAATCACAAAAATACTCACTCTTGAAACATCAGGAATAGCCATAGCAAGCATAGCAGCACAATATTTTAATGTACCAGTAGTATTTGCAAAAAAAATTGCAACAAAGAATCTTGATAGGGAAACTTATGAAAGTGATGTTTTTTCTTATACTAAGGGTAGGACATATAAGATTAAGGTATCAAAAAAATATATAAATAAGGACGATCATATCCTTATTATTGATGATTTCTTAGCAAATGCGCAGGCAGCATTAGGACTTATGGATATTATTAATAAAGGTGGAGCTACTCTAGAGGGTATAGGAATAGTTATAGAAAAAGGCTTTCAGGATGGAGGACAGCTTTTAAGAGAACAGGGTGTTAATTTAAAATCCCTAGTTA